The Bacteroidales bacterium DNA window GTCGACATGTCTGCTTTCCCTAAAGGTATCTATCTTTTCAGTATCAGCGAAAAGAATGGAGTTCAACAAAGCAAGGTCGTGCTCCAATAAGGCCTATGAACCTTTTTTATCATTCTGCACTGCACACAGGATTTCTCAACTCCTCAATTCAATTGGATACTGAGGAATCCTATCATTGTATCAAAGTATTAAGAAAGCGAATCGGTGATACAATCCATGTTACTGATGGTCATGGGAATTTATATGTTTGCAGTCTCGCAGACGAAAATCATAAAGGCTGTCAGATAACAGTTCTTTCATTTACCGAACAGGAAAAGCGTGCATTTCGCCTTCATATTGCGATTGCACCTACCAAGAATATCGACCGGTTTGAATGGTTCCTTGAAAAAACCACAGAAATTGGAATTGATGAAATTACCCCATTGATCTGTGAGCATTCAGAAAGGACTGTCGTTCGGACAGATCGGTTGCAAAAGATCCTGGTTTCGGCA harbors:
- a CDS encoding 16S rRNA (uracil(1498)-N(3))-methyltransferase → MNLFYHSALHTGFLNSSIQLDTEESYHCIKVLRKRIGDTIHVTDGHGNLYVCSLADENHKGCQITVLSFTEQEKRAFRLHIAIAPTKNIDRFEWFLEKTTEIGIDEITPLICEHSERTVVRTDRLQKILVSAMKQSMNLYLPKLNEPCKFNQFIHQEYTGQKFIGYVEEKQEILLKDAYQKGSDAIILIGPEGDFSPAEVKHSVESGFSAISLGPSRLRTETAGMVACMTVNHANL